The Phoenix dactylifera cultivar Barhee BC4 chromosome 17, palm_55x_up_171113_PBpolish2nd_filt_p, whole genome shotgun sequence genome contains a region encoding:
- the LOC103718610 gene encoding probable metal-nicotianamine transporter YSL14, with translation MANAGEGESRQGAGEMSLEQHFESKEVPSWTDQLTFRAFAVSLMLGFFFSFIVIKLSLTTGIIPSLNVSAGLLGFFFVKTWTKILEKAGLLKQPFTRQENTVIQTSVVALSGIAFSGGFGSYILGMSKNVANDLNEGYTARYTKEPSLGWMIGFLFTVSFVGLFTIVPLRKIMILGYKLTYPSGTATAYLINSFHTPQGAMQAKKQVTFLFKTFVASFLWAFFQWFYTAGDGCGFAAFPTFGLKAYDRRFYFDFSATYVGVGMICPYMINISLLLGSIISWGILWPYIDSKKGVWYDASVPSSSMHGLTGYKVFISIAMILGDGLFHYLLVFFRSSYDIYNKCRRRKEVITPCTDDNAIPDQPRSFDDRRRAMSFLKDQIPIVFVVAGYIILAAIAVIVVPIIFPQLKFYHVIVAYLIAPVLAFCNSYGTGLTDWSLASSYAKLAIFIFGAWVGLSHGGIMAGLAACGVMMGIVSTASDLMQDFKTGYLTLASPRSMFVSQVVGTAMGCVISPIVFWIFYTAFPVGSEGSEYPAPYAKVYRGIALLGVEGFSSLPKNCMNLCVIFFSLAIAINALKEVAGHKKWRISRYVPSAMGMAIPFYLGSYFTIDMCVGSLILFVWERMNKRHADIFAPALASGLICGDGIWSLPASLLALAKVNPPICMGFLSRADKAMVDAFLSGGS, from the exons ATGGCGAACGCCGGTGAGGGAGAGAGTCGGCAGGGCGCCGGGGAGATGTCGTTGGAGCAGCATTTCGAGAGCAAGGAGGTGCCCTCATGGACGGATCAGCTCACCTTCAGGGCTTTCGCAGTTAGCCTGATGCTAGGGTTCTTCTTTAGCTTTATCGTCATCAAGCTTAGTCTCACAACCGGCATTATTCCCTCCCTTAACGTCTCCGCCGGGTTATTGGGGTTCTTCTTCGTGAAGACGTGGACTAAGATTCTCGAGAAGGCCGGTCTCCTTAAGCAACCTTTCACCCGCCAGGAGAACACTGTCATCCAGACTAGTGTCGTCGCTCTCTCCGGCATCGCCTTCAGCG GTGGTTTTGGGAGTTACATACTTGGGATGAGCAAGAATGTGGCAAATGACCTCAATGAGGGCTACACTGCAAGATACACGAAGGAACCTTCTCTAGGTTGGATGATCGGCTTCCTCTTCACAGTTAGCTTCGTCGGCTTGTTTACTATTGTGCCTCTAAGGAAG ATCATGATCCTTGGATACAAGCTAACATACCCAAGCGGCACAGCCACGGCCTACCTTATCAACAGCTTCCACACTCCTCAAGGAGCTATGCAAGCAAA GAAACAAGTCACGTTTCTGTTCAAAACCTTTGTTGCTAGCTTCTTGTGGGCTTTCTTCCAGTGGTTTTACACAGCAGGTGATGGTTGTGGGTTCGCTGCTTTCCCAACCTTCGGGCTTAAAGCTTATGACCGAAG ATTTTACTTTGATTTCTCGGCAACCTACGTTGGAGTGGGAATGATTTGCCCTTACATGATAAATATCTCATTGCTTCTTGGGTCCATCATCTCTTGGGGCATCCTGTGGCCTTACATCGATAGCAAGAAGGGAGTCTGGTATGACGCATCAGTCCCCTCCAGCAGCATGCATGGCCTGACTGGATACAAG GTGTTCATCTCCATTGCCATGATCCTTGGCGACGGCCTCTTCCACTATCTCCTCGTCTTCTTCAGAAGCTCCTATGACATCTACAACAAGTGCCGACGACGAAAGGAGGTTATCACACCCTGCACCGACGATAACGCAATCCCCGACCAACCCCGCAGCTTCGATGATCGCCGCCGCGCCATGTCCTTCCTCAAGGACCAGATCCCCATCGTATTCGTGGTCGCAGGCTACATCATCCTCGCGGCCATCGCCGTCATCGTCGTCCCCATAATCTTCCCCCAGCTCAAATTCTACCACGTCATCGTCGCGTACCTCATTGCCCCCGTCCTCGCCTTCTGCAACTCCTACGGCACCGGCCTCACCGACTGGTCCCTGGCATCCAGCTATGCCAAGCTCGCCATTTTCATCTTTGGTGCATGGGTCGGTCTAAGCCATGGTGGCATCATGGCCGGCCTGGCGGCCTGCGGTGTGATGATGGGCATCGTGTCGACGGCGTCGGACCTCATGCAGGACTTCAAGACCGGCTACCTCACACTGGCGTCGCCGCGGTCCATGTTCGTCAGCCAGGTTGTGGGCACCGCCATGGGGTGCGTCATCTCTCCGATAGTCTTCTGGATCTTCTACACGGCCTTTCCGGTCGGGAGCGAGGGATCGGAGTACCCAGCGCCATATGCCAAGGTCTACCGAGGGATAGCTCTGCTCGGAGTCGAGGGCTTCTCTTCCCTCCCCAAGAACTGCATGAACTTGTGCGTCATCTTCTTCTCTTTGGCTATTGCGATTAATGCACTGAAGGAGGTGGCCGGGCATAAGAAATGGCGGATAAGTAGGTACGTGCCAAGTGCCATGGGGATGGCGATACCATTCTACTTGGGATCATACTTTACGATCGATATGTGCGTAGGGAGTTTGATACTGTTCGTATGGGAGAGGATGAACAAGAGACATGCTGATATCTTCGCACCGGCACTGGCATCGGGATTGATATGTGGGGATGGGATATGGTCGCTTCCGGCGTCTTTGCTGGCCCTGGCGAAGGTCAACCCGCCCATATGCATGGGGTTCTTGTCCCGAGCTGATAAGGCGATGGTGGATGCCTTCCTGAGTGGTGGGTCATAG
- the LOC103716959 gene encoding glutamine synthetase nodule isozyme-like, translating into MSLLEDLVNINLSDSTEKIIAEYIWIGGSGMDMRSKARTLPGPVSDPSRLPKWNYDGSSTGQAPGDDSEVILYPQAIFKDPFRRGNNILVMCDTYTPAGEPIPTNKRFNAAKIFSHPDVVAEEPWYGIEQEYTLLQKDVQWPLGWPVGGYPGPQGPYYCGTGADKAFGRDIVNSHYKACLYAGINISGINGEVMPGQWEFQVGPAVGISAGDELWVARYILERIAEIAGVVLSFDPKPIQGDWNGAGAHANYSTKSMRSDGGIDVIKKAIEKLGLRHKEHIAAYGEGNERRLTGHHETADINTFSWGVANRGASVRVGRETEKNGKGYFEDRRPASNMDPYVVTSMIAETTILWKP; encoded by the exons ATGTCTCTGCTCGAAGATCTCGTCAACATCAACCTCTCCGACTCGACTGAAAAAATCATCGCCGAGTACATATG GATCGGTGGATCTGGGATGGATATGAGGAGCAAAGCAAGG ACTCTTCCGGGGCCGGTATCCGATCCGTCCAGGTTACCCAAGTGGAACTACGATGGATCCAGCACTGGCCAGGCTCCAGGAGACGACAGTGAAGTGATCTTATA tCCTCAGGCTATTTTCAAGGATCCATTCAGGAGAGGCAACAATATCTTG gttatgtGCGATACTTACACGCCTGCTGGGGAGCCGATTCCTACCAACAAGCGGTTCAACGCGGCCAAGATCTTCAGCCATCCAGATGTCGTCGCCGAGGAACCAtg GTATGGCATTGAGCAGGAGTATACTCTGCTTCAGAAGGATGTCCAGTGGCCTCTTGGATGGCCAGTTGGTGGCTACCCAGGCCCTCAG GGCCCGTACTACTGTGGTACTGGAGCTGATAAGGCATTTGGCCGTGACATTGTAAATTCTCATTACAAGGCATGCCTTTATGCTGGAATTAACATAAGTGGAATCAATGGTGAAGTTATGCCCGGGCAG TGGGAGTTTCAAGTGGGTCCTGCCGTTGGAATTTCTGCAGGTGATGAGTTATGGGTGGCCCGCTATATTCTTGAG AGGATTGCCGAAATTGCAGGAGTTGTTTTGTCCTTTGACCCCAAACCTATCCAG GGTGATTGGAATGGTGCTGGTGCGCATGCTAACTACAG CACCAAGTCCATGAGAAGTGATGGTGGAATTGATGTGATCAAGAAGGCAATTGAGAAACTTGGCCTGAGGCACAAGGAACATATTGCTGCATATGGTGAGGGCAATGAAAGGAGATTAACAGGTCACCATGAAACTGCTGATATCAACACATTTTCATGG GGAGTTGCAAATCGTGGTGCCTCTGTTCGTGTTGGCCGTGAAACTGAAAAGAATGGCAAAG GTTACTTTGAGGACAGAAGGCCAGCATCTAACATGGATCCTTATGTGGTGACCTCAATGATTGCGGAGACCACCATTCTTTGGAAGCCGTGA